Proteins from a single region of Sylvia atricapilla isolate bSylAtr1 chromosome 9, bSylAtr1.pri, whole genome shotgun sequence:
- the SUCO gene encoding SUN domain-containing ossification factor isoform X1 codes for MREPPRRPLALGSCLLLCALLWLPVWNVFCKDSLSSAVQYASGDACALASEDENVQEKGEEAAPSMEPEHADSSTRSYSMEELLNDLTKSDQTTEISETKQPEVVSPPSADVNEASSSIVPSTENTSSSPTSEIPPVSQPDAIENSRADIPVVSSSEAEQSEPDCDIGGTLEADPQSEPSSFVSPPESLAGQHIENISSSHGKGKKTKSEFESKVSAPEKGADEQKSALNASENLKREKDFRKTGEIDPTSVITPKDPGDIPTFDEWKKKVMEVEKEKSQSMHPSAVGGQHSTKKVQKNRNNYASVECGAKILAANPEAKSTSAILMENMDLYMLNPCSTKIWFVVELCEPVQVKQFDIANHELFSSTPKDFLVSISDRYPTNKWIKLGTFHARDERNVQSFPLDEQMYAKYVKMFIKYIKVELISHFGSEHFCPLSLIRVFGTSMVEEYEEIADSQYQSERQELFDEDYDYLLDYNTGEEKSSKNLLGSATNAILSMVNIAANMLGAKTEDSSETEAGNKSVSENVTATPATSTAAPRLPEPTPVPSPELVTTDIPQIEKEQLMVDLTKESPIVQLVQEYEEDTSQSTVTLLSSDEQEEEAAAWFELETEKYCCDMAAVCCISTFSEYLLKWCSVAAAMHRQHSKTGGEERPPYPGDVQQPQPALTESAQTAAEEPLPEQLDSKAEKPPGSVIAVDFSAVHEEISNETTESIELEPSHPQTVSQSLLLEVTSEVKPSPTTDVVLEPPKEDSGQVAPRVTPLVDVPELSTEMEKAESSAVEESPETSVATEVKEMSTRETVAPAVVVKPTETVVQPESTVDTVASEAVEGRESTPEVQRPLVPAVEAPVSAETKEDEQAAEEALMAIPVSGGPQRTATDFYAELQNSTELGYANGNLVHGSNQKESVFMRLNNRIKALEVNMSLSSRYLEELSQRYRKQMEEMQKAFNKTIIKLQNTSRIAEEQDQRQTEAIQLLQAQLTNMTQLASNLSATVAELKREVSDRQTYLVISLVLCLILGLVLFVQRCRSPSQFCEDYLSKIPKSNHYPSPKRCFSSYDDMNLKRRTSLPLVRSQSFQLAGKEVDPEDLYIVEPLKFSPEKKKKRCKYKSEKPETIKPTTEPLHPLANGEIKGRKPFTNQRDFSNIGEVYHSSYKGPPSEGSSETSSQSDESYFCGISACTSLCNGQAQKTKTEKRAIKRRRSKVSDQGKLIKTLIQTKSGSMPSLHDIIKGNKDLTVGTLGVTTVSGHI; via the exons gCTTCCTGTTTGGAATGTCTTTTGTAAAGACAGTCTCTCATCAGCAGTGCAATACGCTTCAGGTGATGCTTGTGCCCTGGCCAGTGAGGATGAAAATGTCCAGGAAAAG GGGGaagaggctgctcccagcatggAGCCTGAGCATGCAGACTCCAGTACACGGAGTTACTCTATGGAAGAGCTGCTCAACGACTTGACAAAATCTGACCAG ACAACAGAAATAAGTGAAACAAAGCAGCCTGAAGTTGTGAGTCCACCTTCAGCAGATGTAAATGAAGCTTCGTCCAGCATAGTCCCAAGCACTGAAAACACTTCCAGTTCACCTACCTCAGAGATACCCCCCGTCTCACAGCCTGA TGCAATAGAGAATTCCCGTGCTGATATCCCTGTAGTCAGCTCTAGTGAAGCTGAGCAGTCAGAACCTGACTGTGATATTGGTGGGACACTTGAGGCTGACCCTCAGAGTGAGCCTTCCTCTTTTGTCAGTCCACCAGAGAG CCTTGCAGGCCAACATATAGAGAACATATCATCTTCACATGGCAagggaaagaagacaaaatctGAGTTTGAGTCCAAAGTTTCAGCACCTGAAAAGGGGGCAGATGAGCAAAAATCTGCTCTTAATGCTTCAGAGAACTTAAAAAGGGAG AAAGACTTTAGGAAGACAGGAGAAATTGACCCTACATCAGTGATAACTCCAAAGGACCCTGGAGACATTCCAACATTTGATGAATGGAAGAAGAAAGTCATGGaagtggagaaagaaaaga GTCAGTCAATGCACCCTTCTGCTGTTGGTGGGCAGCATTCCACTAAAAAGGTccagaaaaacaggaataacTATGCCTCTGTAGAGTGTGGTGCCAAAATTTTGGCAGCAAATCCAGAGGCAAAG agTACTTCAGCTATTTTGATGGAAAATATGGACCTTTATATGCTCAATCCTTGCAGTACTAAAATCTG GTTTGTTGTTGAGCTCTGTGAACCAGTGCAAGTAAAGCAGTTTGACATTGCAAATCATGAATTATTCTCTTCCACTCCTAAAGACTTTCTGGTGTCAATTAGTGACAG GTATCCAACAAACAAATGGATTAAATTAGGTACTTTCCATGCCAGAGATGAAAGGAATGTCCAGAGCTTTCCTCTGGATGAACAGATGTATGCAAAATATGTGAAG ATGTTCATCAAGTACATAAAG GTGGAGTTGATATCACACTTTGGATCAGAACATTTTTGTCCTTTAAGTCTTATAAG AGTATTTGGTACTAGCATGGTTGAAGAGTACGAAGAAATAGCTGATTCTCAGTATCAGTCTGAACGACAAGAGCTGTTTGATGAAGATTATG ATTATCTATTGGATTATAacacaggggaagaaaaatcttcaaaaaatCTTCTTGGTTCTGCTACAA ATGCTATCCTGAGTATGGTGAACATTGCTGCTAATATGCTTGGAGCCAAAACTGAAGACTCATCTGAAACTGAAG CTGGGAACAAAAGTGTGTCTGAAAATGTCACTGCCACCCCTGCAACTTCAACAGCTGCACCAAGACTGCCTGAACCAACACCTGTTCCTTCACCAGA ACTTGTTACTACAGATATTCCACAGATAGAGAAAGAGCAATTAATGGTGGATTTGACTAAAGAAAGCCCAATTGTTCAGTTAGTGCAAGAGTATGAAGAAGATACAAGCCAGTCCACAGTAACTTTGCTGTCCAGCGatgagcaggaagaggaagcagcagcatggTTTGAACTGGAGACAGAGAAGTACTGCTGTGACATGGCAGCAGTGTGCTGTATTTCCACCTTCTCAGAATACCTGCTGAAGTGGTGCTCAGTTGCAGCAGCCATGCATCGGCAGCACAGTAAAACTGGGGGTGAGGAGAGGCCACCTTACCCTGGGGAtgtgcagcagccacagccagctctgACTGAATCTGCCCagactgcagcagaggagcctCTGCCTGAGCAATTGGACAGCAAAGCTGAGAAGCCCCCTGGGTCTGTTATTGCAGTTGACTTCAGTGCAGTCCACGAGGAGATCAGCAATGAGACCACAGAGTCCATCGAGCTGGAGCCAAGCCATCCTCAGACTGTCTCTCAGTCCCTCCTCCTGGAAGTTACTTCTGAAGTGAAGCCATCCCCCACAACAGATGTGGTGCTGGAGCCTCCAAAAGAAGACTCAGGCCAGGTAGCACCAAGGGTGACTCCCCTGGTGGATGTGCCAGAGCTcagcactgaaatggaaaaggctgagagctCAGCTGTAGAGGAAAGCCCCGAGACCAGCGTGGCCACTGAGGTAAAGGAGATGAGCACAAGAGAGACTGTTGCTCCTGCAGTGGTTGTAAAGCCTACAGAGACTGTTGTGCAGCCTGAAAGCACGGTGGACACAGTAGCCAGCGAGGCAGtggaagggagggagagcaCTCCCGAAGTGCAGAGACCTCTTGTGCCTGCTGTGGAGGCTCCTGTCTCTGCCGAGACGAAGGAGGAcgagcaggcagcagaagagGCTTTGATGGCCATTCCAGTCTCGGGGGGCCCGCAGAGAACAGCCACAGATTTCTATGCTGAGCTGCAGAACTCCACAGAGCTGGGCTATGCCAACGGGAACCTCGTTCATGGCTCCAATCAGAAGGAATCTGTCTTCATGCGCCTCAACAACCGCATCAAGGCCCTGGAAGTCAACATGTCCCTCAGCAGCCGCTACTTGGAAGAGCTCAGTCAGAG GTACCgaaaacaaatggaagaaatgcagaaggCTTTCAATAAGACAATAATAAAACTTCAGAACACCTCAAGAATAGCAGAAGAGCAG GATCAGCGTCAGACAGAGGCAATCCAGCTGTTACAAGCACAGCTCACCAACATGACCCAGCTGGCTTCCAATCTGTCAGCCACCGTGGCGGAACTCAAACGTGAG GTTTCTGATCGCCAGACTTACCTGGTGATTTCTCTGGTTCTCTGCCTCATCCTGGGCTTGGTGCTTTTTGTGCAGCGGTGCAGGAGCCCTTCTCAGTTCTGTGAAGATTACCTCTCAAAAATTCCCAAGAGCAATCACTACCCTAGCCCCAAAAG GTGTTTCTCTTCCTATGATGATATGAATTTGAAAAGAAGAACTTCCCTGCCACTGGTCAGATCCCAGTCTTTTCAGCTAGCTGGTAAAGAAG TGGATCCAGAGGATTTGTACATTGTGGAGCCCCTGAAGTTTTCCCCAGAGAAGAAG AAAAAGCGTTGCAAGTACAAAAGTGAAAAACCAGAGACTATTAAGCCGACAACGGAACCCCTGCACCCGCTAGCCAACGGGGAGATCAAAGGAAGGAAGCCCTTCACAAACCAGAGGGACTTCTCTAACATTGGGGAGGTTTATCACTCTTCCTACAAGGGCCCTCCCTCCGAAGGGAGCTCCGAGACGTCGTCGCAGTCGGACGAGTCCTATTTCTGTGGCATTTCGGCGTGCACGAGCCTGTGCAACGGGCAGGCCCAAAAGACAAAAACTGAGAAGAGGGCTATAAAACGAAGGCGGTCGAAAGTTTCAGACCAAGGGAAGCTCATAAAAACTCTAATACAGACTAAGTCGGGGTCGATGCCAAGTCTGCATGACATaatcaaaggaaacaaagatCTAACAGTGGGAACACTCGGTGTCACGACCGTCTCTGGACACATCTAA
- the SUCO gene encoding SUN domain-containing ossification factor isoform X2, with product MREPPRRPLALGSCLLLCALLWLPVWNVFCKDSLSSAVQYASGDACALASEDENVQEKGEEAAPSMEPEHADSSTRSYSMEELLNDLTKSDQTTEISETKQPEVVSPPSADVNEASSSIVPSTENTSSSPTSEIPPVSQPDAIENSRADIPVVSSSEAEQSEPDCDIGGTLEADPQSEPSSFVSPPESLAGQHIENISSSHGKGKKTKSEFESKVSAPEKGADEQKSALNASENLKREKDFRKTGEIDPTSVITPKDPGDIPTFDEWKKKVMEVEKEKSQSMHPSAVGGQHSTKKVQKNRNNYASVECGAKILAANPEAKSTSAILMENMDLYMLNPCSTKIWFVVELCEPVQVKQFDIANHELFSSTPKDFLVSISDRYPTNKWIKLGTFHARDERNVQSFPLDEQMYAKYVKVELISHFGSEHFCPLSLIRVFGTSMVEEYEEIADSQYQSERQELFDEDYDYLLDYNTGEEKSSKNLLGSATNAILSMVNIAANMLGAKTEDSSETEAGNKSVSENVTATPATSTAAPRLPEPTPVPSPELVTTDIPQIEKEQLMVDLTKESPIVQLVQEYEEDTSQSTVTLLSSDEQEEEAAAWFELETEKYCCDMAAVCCISTFSEYLLKWCSVAAAMHRQHSKTGGEERPPYPGDVQQPQPALTESAQTAAEEPLPEQLDSKAEKPPGSVIAVDFSAVHEEISNETTESIELEPSHPQTVSQSLLLEVTSEVKPSPTTDVVLEPPKEDSGQVAPRVTPLVDVPELSTEMEKAESSAVEESPETSVATEVKEMSTRETVAPAVVVKPTETVVQPESTVDTVASEAVEGRESTPEVQRPLVPAVEAPVSAETKEDEQAAEEALMAIPVSGGPQRTATDFYAELQNSTELGYANGNLVHGSNQKESVFMRLNNRIKALEVNMSLSSRYLEELSQRYRKQMEEMQKAFNKTIIKLQNTSRIAEEQDQRQTEAIQLLQAQLTNMTQLASNLSATVAELKREVSDRQTYLVISLVLCLILGLVLFVQRCRSPSQFCEDYLSKIPKSNHYPSPKRCFSSYDDMNLKRRTSLPLVRSQSFQLAGKEVDPEDLYIVEPLKFSPEKKKKRCKYKSEKPETIKPTTEPLHPLANGEIKGRKPFTNQRDFSNIGEVYHSSYKGPPSEGSSETSSQSDESYFCGISACTSLCNGQAQKTKTEKRAIKRRRSKVSDQGKLIKTLIQTKSGSMPSLHDIIKGNKDLTVGTLGVTTVSGHI from the exons gCTTCCTGTTTGGAATGTCTTTTGTAAAGACAGTCTCTCATCAGCAGTGCAATACGCTTCAGGTGATGCTTGTGCCCTGGCCAGTGAGGATGAAAATGTCCAGGAAAAG GGGGaagaggctgctcccagcatggAGCCTGAGCATGCAGACTCCAGTACACGGAGTTACTCTATGGAAGAGCTGCTCAACGACTTGACAAAATCTGACCAG ACAACAGAAATAAGTGAAACAAAGCAGCCTGAAGTTGTGAGTCCACCTTCAGCAGATGTAAATGAAGCTTCGTCCAGCATAGTCCCAAGCACTGAAAACACTTCCAGTTCACCTACCTCAGAGATACCCCCCGTCTCACAGCCTGA TGCAATAGAGAATTCCCGTGCTGATATCCCTGTAGTCAGCTCTAGTGAAGCTGAGCAGTCAGAACCTGACTGTGATATTGGTGGGACACTTGAGGCTGACCCTCAGAGTGAGCCTTCCTCTTTTGTCAGTCCACCAGAGAG CCTTGCAGGCCAACATATAGAGAACATATCATCTTCACATGGCAagggaaagaagacaaaatctGAGTTTGAGTCCAAAGTTTCAGCACCTGAAAAGGGGGCAGATGAGCAAAAATCTGCTCTTAATGCTTCAGAGAACTTAAAAAGGGAG AAAGACTTTAGGAAGACAGGAGAAATTGACCCTACATCAGTGATAACTCCAAAGGACCCTGGAGACATTCCAACATTTGATGAATGGAAGAAGAAAGTCATGGaagtggagaaagaaaaga GTCAGTCAATGCACCCTTCTGCTGTTGGTGGGCAGCATTCCACTAAAAAGGTccagaaaaacaggaataacTATGCCTCTGTAGAGTGTGGTGCCAAAATTTTGGCAGCAAATCCAGAGGCAAAG agTACTTCAGCTATTTTGATGGAAAATATGGACCTTTATATGCTCAATCCTTGCAGTACTAAAATCTG GTTTGTTGTTGAGCTCTGTGAACCAGTGCAAGTAAAGCAGTTTGACATTGCAAATCATGAATTATTCTCTTCCACTCCTAAAGACTTTCTGGTGTCAATTAGTGACAG GTATCCAACAAACAAATGGATTAAATTAGGTACTTTCCATGCCAGAGATGAAAGGAATGTCCAGAGCTTTCCTCTGGATGAACAGATGTATGCAAAATATGTGAAG GTGGAGTTGATATCACACTTTGGATCAGAACATTTTTGTCCTTTAAGTCTTATAAG AGTATTTGGTACTAGCATGGTTGAAGAGTACGAAGAAATAGCTGATTCTCAGTATCAGTCTGAACGACAAGAGCTGTTTGATGAAGATTATG ATTATCTATTGGATTATAacacaggggaagaaaaatcttcaaaaaatCTTCTTGGTTCTGCTACAA ATGCTATCCTGAGTATGGTGAACATTGCTGCTAATATGCTTGGAGCCAAAACTGAAGACTCATCTGAAACTGAAG CTGGGAACAAAAGTGTGTCTGAAAATGTCACTGCCACCCCTGCAACTTCAACAGCTGCACCAAGACTGCCTGAACCAACACCTGTTCCTTCACCAGA ACTTGTTACTACAGATATTCCACAGATAGAGAAAGAGCAATTAATGGTGGATTTGACTAAAGAAAGCCCAATTGTTCAGTTAGTGCAAGAGTATGAAGAAGATACAAGCCAGTCCACAGTAACTTTGCTGTCCAGCGatgagcaggaagaggaagcagcagcatggTTTGAACTGGAGACAGAGAAGTACTGCTGTGACATGGCAGCAGTGTGCTGTATTTCCACCTTCTCAGAATACCTGCTGAAGTGGTGCTCAGTTGCAGCAGCCATGCATCGGCAGCACAGTAAAACTGGGGGTGAGGAGAGGCCACCTTACCCTGGGGAtgtgcagcagccacagccagctctgACTGAATCTGCCCagactgcagcagaggagcctCTGCCTGAGCAATTGGACAGCAAAGCTGAGAAGCCCCCTGGGTCTGTTATTGCAGTTGACTTCAGTGCAGTCCACGAGGAGATCAGCAATGAGACCACAGAGTCCATCGAGCTGGAGCCAAGCCATCCTCAGACTGTCTCTCAGTCCCTCCTCCTGGAAGTTACTTCTGAAGTGAAGCCATCCCCCACAACAGATGTGGTGCTGGAGCCTCCAAAAGAAGACTCAGGCCAGGTAGCACCAAGGGTGACTCCCCTGGTGGATGTGCCAGAGCTcagcactgaaatggaaaaggctgagagctCAGCTGTAGAGGAAAGCCCCGAGACCAGCGTGGCCACTGAGGTAAAGGAGATGAGCACAAGAGAGACTGTTGCTCCTGCAGTGGTTGTAAAGCCTACAGAGACTGTTGTGCAGCCTGAAAGCACGGTGGACACAGTAGCCAGCGAGGCAGtggaagggagggagagcaCTCCCGAAGTGCAGAGACCTCTTGTGCCTGCTGTGGAGGCTCCTGTCTCTGCCGAGACGAAGGAGGAcgagcaggcagcagaagagGCTTTGATGGCCATTCCAGTCTCGGGGGGCCCGCAGAGAACAGCCACAGATTTCTATGCTGAGCTGCAGAACTCCACAGAGCTGGGCTATGCCAACGGGAACCTCGTTCATGGCTCCAATCAGAAGGAATCTGTCTTCATGCGCCTCAACAACCGCATCAAGGCCCTGGAAGTCAACATGTCCCTCAGCAGCCGCTACTTGGAAGAGCTCAGTCAGAG GTACCgaaaacaaatggaagaaatgcagaaggCTTTCAATAAGACAATAATAAAACTTCAGAACACCTCAAGAATAGCAGAAGAGCAG GATCAGCGTCAGACAGAGGCAATCCAGCTGTTACAAGCACAGCTCACCAACATGACCCAGCTGGCTTCCAATCTGTCAGCCACCGTGGCGGAACTCAAACGTGAG GTTTCTGATCGCCAGACTTACCTGGTGATTTCTCTGGTTCTCTGCCTCATCCTGGGCTTGGTGCTTTTTGTGCAGCGGTGCAGGAGCCCTTCTCAGTTCTGTGAAGATTACCTCTCAAAAATTCCCAAGAGCAATCACTACCCTAGCCCCAAAAG GTGTTTCTCTTCCTATGATGATATGAATTTGAAAAGAAGAACTTCCCTGCCACTGGTCAGATCCCAGTCTTTTCAGCTAGCTGGTAAAGAAG TGGATCCAGAGGATTTGTACATTGTGGAGCCCCTGAAGTTTTCCCCAGAGAAGAAG AAAAAGCGTTGCAAGTACAAAAGTGAAAAACCAGAGACTATTAAGCCGACAACGGAACCCCTGCACCCGCTAGCCAACGGGGAGATCAAAGGAAGGAAGCCCTTCACAAACCAGAGGGACTTCTCTAACATTGGGGAGGTTTATCACTCTTCCTACAAGGGCCCTCCCTCCGAAGGGAGCTCCGAGACGTCGTCGCAGTCGGACGAGTCCTATTTCTGTGGCATTTCGGCGTGCACGAGCCTGTGCAACGGGCAGGCCCAAAAGACAAAAACTGAGAAGAGGGCTATAAAACGAAGGCGGTCGAAAGTTTCAGACCAAGGGAAGCTCATAAAAACTCTAATACAGACTAAGTCGGGGTCGATGCCAAGTCTGCATGACATaatcaaaggaaacaaagatCTAACAGTGGGAACACTCGGTGTCACGACCGTCTCTGGACACATCTAA
- the SUCO gene encoding SUN domain-containing ossification factor isoform X3, with amino-acid sequence MREPPRRPLALGSCLLLCALLWLPVWNVFCKDSLSSAVQYASGDACALASEDENVQEKGEEAAPSMEPEHADSSTRSYSMEELLNDLTKSDQTTEISETKQPEVVSPPSADVNEASSSIVPSTENTSSSPTSEIPPVSQPDAIENSRADIPVVSSSEAEQSEPDCDIGGTLEADPQSEPSSFVSPPESLAGQHIENISSSHGKGKKTKSEFESKVSAPEKGADEQKSALNASENLKREKDFRKTGEIDPTSVITPKDPGDIPTFDEWKKKVMEVEKEKSQSMHPSAVGGQHSTKKVQKNRNNYASVECGAKILAANPEAKSTSAILMENMDLYMLNPCSTKIWFVVELCEPVQVKQFDIANHELFSSTPKDFLVSISDRYPTNKWIKLGTFHARDERNVQSFPLDEQMYAKYVKMFIKYIKVELISHFGSEHFCPLSLIRVFGTSMVEEYEEIADSQYQSERQELFDEDYDAILSMVNIAANMLGAKTEDSSETEAGNKSVSENVTATPATSTAAPRLPEPTPVPSPELVTTDIPQIEKEQLMVDLTKESPIVQLVQEYEEDTSQSTVTLLSSDEQEEEAAAWFELETEKYCCDMAAVCCISTFSEYLLKWCSVAAAMHRQHSKTGGEERPPYPGDVQQPQPALTESAQTAAEEPLPEQLDSKAEKPPGSVIAVDFSAVHEEISNETTESIELEPSHPQTVSQSLLLEVTSEVKPSPTTDVVLEPPKEDSGQVAPRVTPLVDVPELSTEMEKAESSAVEESPETSVATEVKEMSTRETVAPAVVVKPTETVVQPESTVDTVASEAVEGRESTPEVQRPLVPAVEAPVSAETKEDEQAAEEALMAIPVSGGPQRTATDFYAELQNSTELGYANGNLVHGSNQKESVFMRLNNRIKALEVNMSLSSRYLEELSQRYRKQMEEMQKAFNKTIIKLQNTSRIAEEQDQRQTEAIQLLQAQLTNMTQLASNLSATVAELKREVSDRQTYLVISLVLCLILGLVLFVQRCRSPSQFCEDYLSKIPKSNHYPSPKRCFSSYDDMNLKRRTSLPLVRSQSFQLAGKEVDPEDLYIVEPLKFSPEKKKKRCKYKSEKPETIKPTTEPLHPLANGEIKGRKPFTNQRDFSNIGEVYHSSYKGPPSEGSSETSSQSDESYFCGISACTSLCNGQAQKTKTEKRAIKRRRSKVSDQGKLIKTLIQTKSGSMPSLHDIIKGNKDLTVGTLGVTTVSGHI; translated from the exons gCTTCCTGTTTGGAATGTCTTTTGTAAAGACAGTCTCTCATCAGCAGTGCAATACGCTTCAGGTGATGCTTGTGCCCTGGCCAGTGAGGATGAAAATGTCCAGGAAAAG GGGGaagaggctgctcccagcatggAGCCTGAGCATGCAGACTCCAGTACACGGAGTTACTCTATGGAAGAGCTGCTCAACGACTTGACAAAATCTGACCAG ACAACAGAAATAAGTGAAACAAAGCAGCCTGAAGTTGTGAGTCCACCTTCAGCAGATGTAAATGAAGCTTCGTCCAGCATAGTCCCAAGCACTGAAAACACTTCCAGTTCACCTACCTCAGAGATACCCCCCGTCTCACAGCCTGA TGCAATAGAGAATTCCCGTGCTGATATCCCTGTAGTCAGCTCTAGTGAAGCTGAGCAGTCAGAACCTGACTGTGATATTGGTGGGACACTTGAGGCTGACCCTCAGAGTGAGCCTTCCTCTTTTGTCAGTCCACCAGAGAG CCTTGCAGGCCAACATATAGAGAACATATCATCTTCACATGGCAagggaaagaagacaaaatctGAGTTTGAGTCCAAAGTTTCAGCACCTGAAAAGGGGGCAGATGAGCAAAAATCTGCTCTTAATGCTTCAGAGAACTTAAAAAGGGAG AAAGACTTTAGGAAGACAGGAGAAATTGACCCTACATCAGTGATAACTCCAAAGGACCCTGGAGACATTCCAACATTTGATGAATGGAAGAAGAAAGTCATGGaagtggagaaagaaaaga GTCAGTCAATGCACCCTTCTGCTGTTGGTGGGCAGCATTCCACTAAAAAGGTccagaaaaacaggaataacTATGCCTCTGTAGAGTGTGGTGCCAAAATTTTGGCAGCAAATCCAGAGGCAAAG agTACTTCAGCTATTTTGATGGAAAATATGGACCTTTATATGCTCAATCCTTGCAGTACTAAAATCTG GTTTGTTGTTGAGCTCTGTGAACCAGTGCAAGTAAAGCAGTTTGACATTGCAAATCATGAATTATTCTCTTCCACTCCTAAAGACTTTCTGGTGTCAATTAGTGACAG GTATCCAACAAACAAATGGATTAAATTAGGTACTTTCCATGCCAGAGATGAAAGGAATGTCCAGAGCTTTCCTCTGGATGAACAGATGTATGCAAAATATGTGAAG ATGTTCATCAAGTACATAAAG GTGGAGTTGATATCACACTTTGGATCAGAACATTTTTGTCCTTTAAGTCTTATAAG AGTATTTGGTACTAGCATGGTTGAAGAGTACGAAGAAATAGCTGATTCTCAGTATCAGTCTGAACGACAAGAGCTGTTTGATGAAGATTATG ATGCTATCCTGAGTATGGTGAACATTGCTGCTAATATGCTTGGAGCCAAAACTGAAGACTCATCTGAAACTGAAG CTGGGAACAAAAGTGTGTCTGAAAATGTCACTGCCACCCCTGCAACTTCAACAGCTGCACCAAGACTGCCTGAACCAACACCTGTTCCTTCACCAGA ACTTGTTACTACAGATATTCCACAGATAGAGAAAGAGCAATTAATGGTGGATTTGACTAAAGAAAGCCCAATTGTTCAGTTAGTGCAAGAGTATGAAGAAGATACAAGCCAGTCCACAGTAACTTTGCTGTCCAGCGatgagcaggaagaggaagcagcagcatggTTTGAACTGGAGACAGAGAAGTACTGCTGTGACATGGCAGCAGTGTGCTGTATTTCCACCTTCTCAGAATACCTGCTGAAGTGGTGCTCAGTTGCAGCAGCCATGCATCGGCAGCACAGTAAAACTGGGGGTGAGGAGAGGCCACCTTACCCTGGGGAtgtgcagcagccacagccagctctgACTGAATCTGCCCagactgcagcagaggagcctCTGCCTGAGCAATTGGACAGCAAAGCTGAGAAGCCCCCTGGGTCTGTTATTGCAGTTGACTTCAGTGCAGTCCACGAGGAGATCAGCAATGAGACCACAGAGTCCATCGAGCTGGAGCCAAGCCATCCTCAGACTGTCTCTCAGTCCCTCCTCCTGGAAGTTACTTCTGAAGTGAAGCCATCCCCCACAACAGATGTGGTGCTGGAGCCTCCAAAAGAAGACTCAGGCCAGGTAGCACCAAGGGTGACTCCCCTGGTGGATGTGCCAGAGCTcagcactgaaatggaaaaggctgagagctCAGCTGTAGAGGAAAGCCCCGAGACCAGCGTGGCCACTGAGGTAAAGGAGATGAGCACAAGAGAGACTGTTGCTCCTGCAGTGGTTGTAAAGCCTACAGAGACTGTTGTGCAGCCTGAAAGCACGGTGGACACAGTAGCCAGCGAGGCAGtggaagggagggagagcaCTCCCGAAGTGCAGAGACCTCTTGTGCCTGCTGTGGAGGCTCCTGTCTCTGCCGAGACGAAGGAGGAcgagcaggcagcagaagagGCTTTGATGGCCATTCCAGTCTCGGGGGGCCCGCAGAGAACAGCCACAGATTTCTATGCTGAGCTGCAGAACTCCACAGAGCTGGGCTATGCCAACGGGAACCTCGTTCATGGCTCCAATCAGAAGGAATCTGTCTTCATGCGCCTCAACAACCGCATCAAGGCCCTGGAAGTCAACATGTCCCTCAGCAGCCGCTACTTGGAAGAGCTCAGTCAGAG GTACCgaaaacaaatggaagaaatgcagaaggCTTTCAATAAGACAATAATAAAACTTCAGAACACCTCAAGAATAGCAGAAGAGCAG GATCAGCGTCAGACAGAGGCAATCCAGCTGTTACAAGCACAGCTCACCAACATGACCCAGCTGGCTTCCAATCTGTCAGCCACCGTGGCGGAACTCAAACGTGAG GTTTCTGATCGCCAGACTTACCTGGTGATTTCTCTGGTTCTCTGCCTCATCCTGGGCTTGGTGCTTTTTGTGCAGCGGTGCAGGAGCCCTTCTCAGTTCTGTGAAGATTACCTCTCAAAAATTCCCAAGAGCAATCACTACCCTAGCCCCAAAAG GTGTTTCTCTTCCTATGATGATATGAATTTGAAAAGAAGAACTTCCCTGCCACTGGTCAGATCCCAGTCTTTTCAGCTAGCTGGTAAAGAAG TGGATCCAGAGGATTTGTACATTGTGGAGCCCCTGAAGTTTTCCCCAGAGAAGAAG AAAAAGCGTTGCAAGTACAAAAGTGAAAAACCAGAGACTATTAAGCCGACAACGGAACCCCTGCACCCGCTAGCCAACGGGGAGATCAAAGGAAGGAAGCCCTTCACAAACCAGAGGGACTTCTCTAACATTGGGGAGGTTTATCACTCTTCCTACAAGGGCCCTCCCTCCGAAGGGAGCTCCGAGACGTCGTCGCAGTCGGACGAGTCCTATTTCTGTGGCATTTCGGCGTGCACGAGCCTGTGCAACGGGCAGGCCCAAAAGACAAAAACTGAGAAGAGGGCTATAAAACGAAGGCGGTCGAAAGTTTCAGACCAAGGGAAGCTCATAAAAACTCTAATACAGACTAAGTCGGGGTCGATGCCAAGTCTGCATGACATaatcaaaggaaacaaagatCTAACAGTGGGAACACTCGGTGTCACGACCGTCTCTGGACACATCTAA